The genome window GGGGAAGTCAGTGCCGGCACTGGGCGCGGCGGCGCGGGGTCCCTCAGCAGCCTCCCCGCGACGCCCATCTGTGCTGGCGgcccccgcccggccgcgcTCGGTGACGAGCCCGCGGCGCCCCCGCCCTGCCCGCCCGCTCTCACCTCCACAGCCGGCCCGGAACCTTCCCGCCCTCCGCGCCGGCCGCCGCCATGTCGAGGCCGAGCGCGGCGCTTCCCGCTACGGGCCGCGCCGAGGCTCAAACACCGCCGCGCCGCCACAGCGCGGCCGGATAGAATTATGAAAAAGCCCAACCAAGCAAGAGCCCCAACGAAGCCCATAAACACTGGTGCTTAGGCATGGAGGCCGGAAAACTGTGTTTAAATCAGGACTGCAAGGCAGACTGAGCCCTCCCCATCCTGTGATCCGGCGTGACTCGTGCGATTCCTTGGCCTCGGAGTGCGTTTCTCCGCACATGTTGGAAATGCACATTTTGAACTGGCTCTCGCAGGCAGGTAAGCAGATAGCTGGAAGGTTCTGGATCATGGTAACCCCGCGCCCTGGCCGAGAGAGGCAAAGCAAGAGGAGTCTGGATGACAGTGCTGCTCAGGCACTCTTTGAACTGCAggtgggctgggctgctgcGGAGACAAAGCCTTTAGCTCCTGTAATCCATCACaaccagcacctcctgcccctaGCCAAGCAGCACTAGGGCAGCCTAAACATCTAACCTTGCCCCTCTGTCGTTCCTGACACAATTATTCAGATTCAAAAGAACCTCAGACATCCCCCAAATTATTACACCTCTTCAAATATTATATAAAACTGGCCCAAAGGCCTAAAAGTCACACGggttaaaaacaacaaacaaccaATGAACCCTCCAaaggaacaaacaaaagccCAACAAAAGAATCCACAAGCTAAGAGGTTTTCCTTTAACAAGCACTGCAGATTGCCTAGTGAGGGTCATGTGCTTCAGATGCTTTAGCAGCATTATGACAACCCTTAATTGGTACTGTATTGATCCAACCATGATCTTGTTATACTCCTCAAGCAAGTACGGAAACTTCTTCTTGAATGTTTTTACTTGGAGGATAAAATAACCCACCTAAGTTTCTGTGCAAGTTCATGAAACCCTTTCTAAAAAGACACCTTGCTCTTCTACAGGTTGAAAACAATTGAGggaaacagaaagagaaggaaaaatgagcagaaaacCTGCTGCTGATGCATGGAGGTATGATTAAAAAGCTTTAGAATGATCACACTTGTAAAGCCAGGCCGGCAGTCTTCCTGAAACAGAAGGAGGCAGAAAGGATCTGCAGGAAGCAACACTGAGCACAGCTATGAAATGCTATTTAGTCATCTTTACTCTCACTTAAGAGATCAGAATGTATCAGGAAGGCTGTGCAGTGCTAGTTCTTCAGAACTTCAGTtctttggatttcttttcccaCTGCCATCCTTTTCCCAACACCTCCAGTATTCAGAATCACAACATAGAAATATACAATAACGGTATCAAAGGGGCAACATACAATGGGTGATGTAAAAGTATTTCAGTGagatagaaaagaaattaataacaTGTAGAGATAGATGAGAGGAAGGGCTTTAGGAAGTGGTCACATCTAAGTGCTCAGGCAAAGCAACATGGTAACAGAATCAACTGGAGGAACTTAAAAAACCCTTCCGAAAAGCAAAGACAACAGCTGAGCTGTAGAAGCTGAAACTGAAGTGCCAAATTTAACATCGTTATGGGTTATAAATTAAACACAAGACAACTAGCtccttgaaaataaagaaaatagctTTGCATTGATTTCACTGGATTTCAGCATAAACAGattgcacagaaagaaaaaaagacaatagCTCTATcccaaagaatttaaaaaaatgctttcagtttttcagattttttttaataaatgtgcTTTGTTCACAAAAGTAGTGACATAAAAGACAACAGAGATGCCAACacatgttttcttccttttcttctccagtaCCTTGCACAGtcataattttcaaatatttcataaCCTAGAAATAATATTCTTGCACCAAAGCCAAATATACAACAACTCCTGATATCACCACTTTATTATTAAGGGAGATGTAAGTATTTATGTAAATCACACTTTCCTCCTCCAGCACAATCTACTGTcccctgtgaaaaaaaacaatacaaaccaaaccaaaaaagaaaaaaaaaacacccacaaatcCAAATAACCAATAAACCCACTTCAGGCATTTAGAATGCTCAGCAAGAAAACCAAGCTGTTACAAATCTCAGGTCCCTAAACCACAGTGTTGTCACCAACCTCCCAAAAAGGATTAAACTTTAAAGCTTAGTATTTTAAGTTACTTTGGGGGATAAATCTTGATATGAATTGCATTTCCTTGTGTATGAATCACAAGCCAATTTACAGTAATCAATGCCAACACATGTTTGATGGTGAACTAGTTTCTAAATCGAGTATCAGTTAAAATATTAGGTATACTTTGAAGAATGCACATATTAACCTCCCATAAACAGCTGAATTTACAGCAGCAATATTTTAACATGAGCACTGCTGGAATCAGTGGTTAATTGGGAAGAAAGGCTTTCAATGacaaacattttaatgaaaatagcgacttaaagcaaatttttaagCAATTGTGTATTTCATTAGAGAAGTATGCTCTGTAACAAATATTAGCAAGTGAACCATGACTCTTGTATGTCTAACcttagttctttttttctttttacacatCAGACTATAATTATTTGGTTTGTATAACTCTATCATTCAGATTGAATAACAAATTTGAATTAGGTATTTGGGAATGCATTAAAGTTAAGAAGAGACACAAAAAGCTTATGTTAAAGAATACAGCACCACAGTCCAGACCACATCTGAGTGCAAACTGGACCAATGTGATTACTCTATGTAGGAAATACTATAAAAGAAGAACAGGTAGGACAAACTGTGACGCATTCAGTGCAAAATTTCAGTGGAAGGAGTAAGTTTCATTTTTGTAGCAAGCACTGTAAAATCCACACTACAACTTCAATTTATCTAGCAACTTTCATATTATAAATACAACATGGCAGTTTAATGTAAGATATTTCATCTTGTAAGATATTTCACGACAATAACCTGTGAaactgtatttgtatttttctgccaATTTTCAGAAGTCAGAAAAAATTCATGATCTGGCACCTAGTTCTAATAATTTACTACTAGGCACTTACATATAGATTTAAGAGCCCAATATCCAAATCTGAAAATTCTGgccattatttttaaatggaggAAAATCTAAGCTAAACTAATAATGAATCCTAGTTTTTTAACCAccaaacagaatttatttttcctgcaaaaattCACAGATTCATTACACAAGTTAAAAACTTAATAGATGTAAAAATAGATGTTTAGTCTCTTTACAGTGCAGACCAGTTTTCAGTCAGCTATGGAGTTTTTATTTAACTGAACAGAAGTCAGTTGGGTCctaacaagcaaacaaaaagcatgTGTTAACTTCACTTGTGTGGTCTGAATTACGTGGCTTTATGCAAATATGTGTATCCTTGAAAAATTTGTACAGTTATGTTCCTTCTTACAAAATCAGTTTGTAGTCACTGGCTAACTTAGAAGGTCTACAAATAAGGACAATTCATGaaaaagttgtttctttttaaaatgcataaataatttactttaaaacatgaaaaaacccaccctgTCCCCCAAAAAAcacagttggaaaaaaaatacagaacaccATAGTTGGGGAAATACTGATATACATTAGTGCTTGTATACTCATAGAACTGCAAAACATATTCCTGCTTTGAAGTGAAACACAATTGTCTAGACGTACCATACTCCTCTGGGGGAAATGCATCTTCAGAAATCGCTATTAATGCAATGAAATTACACAGTATGTAGAACTATGGATGAATATATTCCAGTGTTTTCATGTCACATCACGAGGGCTGCAATAAACATAAAATCAAATGTGCAAGCATTATTGTTTCTCCAGCCCAGGCTTAaccagagtgaaaaaaattttggaagaaaagaagtTTTGTTCCATAATTAAGAAAGGACATTTGTAACCAAGTGTCTTTACCTATCTGCACATTTAATTAAAGtgcaaattatttcttcctccaTATACTTCTCAGAAGCCCACCAACTCCAGTGCCTTAAGCTCAACCACACTGAgttaaaatactgaaacaacATTTAACAAATTAAATAGAATTCACACTTCACAGCACTAAAGAAAAGAACGGtacctttctggaaaaaaaaatagtgatacAAATCTAAAGAAAGTAACAGCAATTTATGCTATGACATGAGTCATTTGCataaaacttgtatttttttcactttcatacaagaataaattttaaaattcaaaagtagaaaaaaatagcaaactCTGTAAacctttgcattttctttatgCAAACCATTTTTCTGTGTTGACCCCATGTTAGTATAGCAAAATTAGTTAAGCAAGAGGTTTGACTGAAAGGGCATTTCAACGACTACATTAACTTAGAAGCAATATAGGATCTTCTAGCTCATAGAAAGGAATAGAACTAGACTGGCTTTCTCCAGAGTCTGAGTCATAGGGAGCATCAGGAAGCTCCATAAAACCGTAAGCTAGCTGTTCATCTTCTGTGTCTGACCGAACATAGCAGGCAGTGTTGGAATACTCCTCATCCTCTATACTGTTGAAATCCTGTGGGATATACAACATCCCTGGGTAGTTCCTGCTAACTAAGTCACTTGTTGTTTGCAGGGAAGTTTTCCTAAATGCCATCAGGTGCATGTGAGAAAACTTGGAATACTTGAAGCGTTTAAAACCCAAGGACTCTATGgcaattttccagcttttcatcATCATAGCCCGGCGATTCTGATGAGATGAATCAGGAGTTATTACAAGCAATAAACCATTTAATACGAGAAGTTCATGTGCCTTCTTGCAGCATATCCATCGTTGATAGGGAGATGGAAAGTAAGAAAGAAGGAGCGAGAAAACTACAACATGGAACAGCTCTCCAGGTAGAGAATCAATGGGATTTTTCAGTTGCTTAAGAAAGGCATCTATAGCATCTTGTGCCAGTTGAAGAGGTTGCTGAATTTGAAGATTTAGGAAGTCACATTTGTATACGCTCTGGTGGAGTgacaaaaacagaaaaccaaacatcaAGATTAGTTTAAGGAGCAAATACAAccaaaatccacagaaaaataaattattccctTAAAAATGATTGTTCAGAGTGATGTCTAACTTAAGAGTAAACTTTGCTAGCTTTACTTCAAGAGTTAAAAAGTTAGTGGTCACACATATACAGTTGAAAAAGCAATTTAGACTGCAAGTATTTCTGAGTAGAGGAGAAATACAAATTAGTAGTGCAGAAATAGTGTTAAAGACAATTTCAGGACTAAGGTATGTTTCAAGTGGAATGTGTAATCAGCTTTAGGACAAAAATGCTGCTAAACTGGAATCTGCTACTGAACTTTCGATATACAAGTCTTGAACTAATGTTTAAGTCCTCATGTGAATAAATTGCACAGctatttcacagaatattctgatttggaagggaccctcaagTATCGAGATATATATTCTAATTTTTAACTCcagtatcctttttttttttttttttcctttttggtctCAGACTACATTTACTCCAAGAGAGGAGCATCTGCTGCACACTCCAGTCTCAGCTTTCATCCTCCTAGCTTCTAATAATGCACATTTCCCTCAGTGTACTTTACCCCAGGACACTAGGAAGAGAGTGCATGCTGCTTAACTAAAGAAAATACTAATCTTTTCTTAGTAAGCAGTTTCCCTCTCTCTCAAAACCCATCAATGGAAATATATTTCCATATTCTACAGTTTGCATTCTCTGTATGTGAAACAGAGATTCTAAAAATTTTGAAGACATTTATCCTTTAGTTACATAACTAACatttcactttctttccttGTATTTCCACAATTACATCCTACCTATTCCTCCAAACAAATTGAAGTATTATGCAACTACTTAGTCTATATCCAAAGCATTTCTATATGAAGgtggataatatttttttattaaaaaaagaattatttaacCCTCTGATCAACATTATTTAAGAAACTGGCTTTGTAAGAAGCCTCTGTGCTccaatttgttttaaaaggtaCTTTAGGATTTTACCTAAGAAATCTGCTAAATCAAAAATTTTTAccagtttatttcattttcagcttttaCACAActtatcaaaataaatttttcaaatCAGGAGATGACATTAACTATCAGAATAAACCTATGGTTATTATTCCAAAAACCTTAAATCAGCCCAGGCAACTTCTAgccttaaaatacaaatttatttaGAAGGTTATGGTACTGAGACAGCTCAAAAAGGAGTTATCTTCAGTACATCGGGTCTCATTAATTCTGTTTTGGAGGCAGGACTAAGCTTATTCTAGCAGATCCGTTTGACTGCTCAAACTGTACTCCCTGTCCCTCCAAGAACACTTGCTAGCCAGGCTTCAAGGTGCCCTGAACAAGCCAAAGTATCCAAGAGAATCAAAGATGTTGGTGAGCCTAAGACAGGCTAAGAATAATCAAGAATACTTGCTTATTCagaataatataatataatataatataatataatataatataatataatataatataatataatataatataatataatataatataatataatataatataatataatataatataatataatataatataatataatataatataatataatataatataatataatataatataatataatataatataatataatataatataatataatatatcaTATCCTCAAAATAAGCAAGTGTACAACCACATGTACATTAGCACTCTGGGAGCTCCAACCATGAAGCTATGCTACTAACCATGTCAGACAACCAGAAATCAATTATCTTATTGTTCTCTTCTACTGGGAGAGAATCTAAAGAACTGGTTAGTACATAGAAATTGCATATGTTCCTCCATTAAATCCACAGAAGTTACTTTTTCAGGACTTTTCCCAATAAAGGTTTTGGTCACTGTACATTTAAATTGATTTTCATGAGAAGAAACGTAGCTTTcttaggaaagcagaaaaacagattaGTAGATAGAAGAATATTAACTAGGCATACTCAAAAATTAATGTTTAGTTTCAGCTCATGTAATGTTAGGTACCTAGGCTGCCCTTATAGTCACCGGAGAATTTGTCAATACACAGTGACCCAATTCACCTCACCATCAAAGAACAGCAGATATTTAGGTTTGACTATTTTTAATAGATCTTCACTGACTGTAATTAGAACTTAGAACCTGAGATGTAGACACTGAGGATCTATCTATCATAACTAGAAATTCACTTGCAAGGTATTACCATTTTAAATGCCACAGGCTGCCATTTCAGTGGCACGTGTCTTTTTTACCTCCTGTGTCATGCCCAACAGCCCTGCACAGTCCTACAGCTTCCAAAGTCGTGGAAAGTAATCATGACGCCTGTGTTTCAAATTAGGCAAGACAAAATCTACTCAAAGTTTGTGTTTTAGATAGAACTAACATTGAATTGCTTTTGAAAGCAATTTATCAGactcacatttttaaagaatgtcTTTCAGTATCTCTCAGCATATACGCAAAAATACAAATGAGGTGTTAATGGACTAAACATGGTTAACAACAACAAACTACCAGGCATTTAGCACGTAAATCACACTGCAGCAAATAAGAGAACATTACTTTCCAGTTAACTGTATTACTTCACCTGTACACTTCTTTTCACCTCTCCACTTCTAAAGAGGGTTACCTTAGGCCACAGATTTAAACAGAGCCTGATTTTTAACTGTAAGTAGTCAAGGTGTGTATAACCAAAcgcttttctgttttctgtcagaaatgtatttctgtgtatgttttaaacatttttactCCACTTTATCCTTTTGTGTGGTTGATAAATGCAATTAGTGCTGACAGAAGTTGGGTCAAGagcaaaagacagaaagaagataTAATTACAGCAGAATTAAGGCATTTGAGAACCTTACTGCCTagagaaaatgaagcaatttACCCCAAATATGCTGATAAATTTGTCCTCTGGATTTTGGAAactcaaaaaatatttccagcaaTAAACAGAAATGCTCCCTTATAGTGCACTTCTGAATACTAAATCTCCCCAGAAAAACTCACCAAATACAGCCACTGATCATTTCCTTCTGTCAGTGAATGCAGCTTCTGAGAGGCTCTCACCTAACCATAAGCTTACTTAATCATTACTTATACCTTTTAAGATGCAAGGACTCATCGGCAATACCCTTAAAAGATGGCTAATAaaattttcaagattttcaAGATTAATAATGCCATTATAAAGGCAtggctctgggaaaaaaatcgtatttttaaaagaaaacacaactaGGACTTTAGAGCCTGTTCATGGGAAAGGATGCAGTGTTTAGTTCCTACTAAACCAGATATTTATAAAGTATGTAAGTATTAAACGTTCTCTTTTATAGTTATTTTGAGGCATTCCACAAATCTGAGGATCaagtttatattaaaaacaGCAAACATTACATACCTCAACTGCTGGAACAATGTCTATGCCAACTGTCAGAAATTCTTCAAACTTTAGAAATGGATTAAAGCAGCTACCAACATCAAGTAATCTGATCTTTCCCAAGGAGTGAAGGAACCTAAGAAGTAGCAAGAATTAAGTTTTATCAAATGTAACTTTTAAAGCTGTATTCTGAGTTACACTTTCAGGTAACTAATGCAAAAGATTCTCACAGAACACCACAGTAGTGACTAATAGAAGTGAATGCCTTACTTCAGTTGCTGAGTTACTTAAAGTAGGTGGCCCTTAAGCTGAAGAGTTTTGTTAAAAGCAGGTGTAATAGCTATTCACTTGTGCACTTGTAGTAACTAAATAAAATGGCAAATTTTGTGTCTACTAGACAGGCTCTCATATAGTTTCGTGTTTCTCGCTTAACTTTTTGTAGTATTTACTGATTTTGAAGTCACACTAGACACCAGAGTTAAAATTTCATGAGTTGAAAAGGGAAACAGAGAACAACTACATAAATTGCATAATTTACAGAGCTGCAATCTAAAAAAGTTCCATGATGATTTGTAACACCTTGGAATATCCAAAATCCATTAACAGAGGCAAACAAAGTCACAGTTTTCATAGGGACTTCACAGAGATAAGAATGCTAATAACCTTCCAGAAATAAGATGTTTTTTGCTTCAAGTTTCTGTAGCCAAAACCAATCGGCATCTCCAAAATATAATTTGTTATGTTTCTGGGAAAGGCTCAGCCCTGGAGAGACAGGTAACTGCAAAAAACTTTCAGAAACGGAGGTGCAGGAGTAAAACCAAGCTATGGCTGTATTCATAGAAAcaacaaagcagaaaggaaaaaaaaatcctctaagCAGCAGTAAGAGATCCGGGATCTCTGGGATCCTTCTAGACTCCTGGTAACCTACCAGAGGGAGGATGTTGGAAAAGCAAGACAAAATGTCTTgctgcattttgaaaaataatggcAAGTTCAAGCATTTTGCTTCTACATGGAACAGAAGATATCCAGGGCACGCTTCTCTCAAAACACCACCATGACCAAGGCAAACAGTGCTACAATTGCCTTTAAGTTAAAGCTGCAAACATTACCAAGCCACCCTGTAAGTCAAGCAGTACTGAGTGAGTTTTCAGAATGAAGATGAAAACAACAATTTTTCCAGATTTGGAACAGGAATTTGGATACTGTGTAGGCAGATCCTAGTAGCCATACATCACAAACATGGGCTGAAGTCAAATCAGAGCTCTTTTCCCACATAAAGGTAATCTGAGGTTTCTCAGACCAGTGTATCTCCTTGTCTAGCAAACGGAGACACTAATGGCAGATCCTTCCTCactcaaacacaaaaatgtATGCCTGTATGAATACTTACATTCTATATGAGAGTTTAATATGGTAACAACAAATCAATGGACACACAGGACCACAGGAAACATAACAAGGAAGAAACAGGATGCTACAGTGCAGAGAAAACTTCCTATAAAAAAGAGAGAGCCTCTAGAGATCTAAACATGTTCCCTTTAAAATGTTCAATGAAATACTTGTACAGATTAAAATTAAGCAGCAAATCCCAGAAGCCTCTAATTTCCAGGACAGCCACTTCACATGTGGTatagtgaaaaaaatcactatgaTGTATTCTGTCTTCCTATTTATAAAAACTACCTTATTTATATATTACTTGAGAGAGGATTATATGTGGGATGAACAGAATTATTGTCTTTACACCTACCAGAGTAAAACAAAGAGTCACAGGCTTAGTCATACTGATAGACCAACCCACAATCTTGTAGTGTTACACGACCAGAATGGAGTGACAGTCTTTATACACTGTGTAGGTTCCCCCCATATCCCTTGTACCAAGTTTGAGACTTCACTACTAGATCAGTGTAGAcatgaaaaagcatttcaggAGGGATCTCTGCTTTGTGTAATACACAATCCATTTGCTTTCTGATAAACTCTGTAATTTCTTCTGTAAggcatcaagaaaaaaaatgaattttgattTCTCTGAGCAGTAACTTAGACCAATTATGCCTTGTTCAAGGTCTGTACAGCTACTAAGAACTTACTGTCATTTGTAGCTTACTCAGGTAAATATTATAAAACTTGCCTTTGCCAGGTATGTCTTATAAGGTgtgcatatttttaaagttttgagaatgaaaataaaaatcatcagCACTCACTATACTAACAAATgctctaaaaataatttattaaaattctcTATTAACTTCTTTCTGTACACATTAGAACAAAAGGGAAGGCTACAAACAACTGGTAGCAAGAAGGCAAGTGAAGTTAGCCCTGCAACAGCCACTATTAACTGCAGAACGCATGAAGACAGATCAAAGAGAGACCAAAGAGATGCAAAGAGAGAACCAGTGCTTTATCCTGACAATGCCTCCCACTGGTAGGCAGCTTTAAAATGAATATGATCATCAAAGCTATTGATTTAAGCAAACATGAGAGACACAAAAGACACCAGCTCCTAAGGACAGGCACACCTACTAGTAACACGTCATTCTTTCCCTAACTCATATTACACCTAGCTTCAAGTAAGTGCTGATCACAGCAGACAGCctagaataaaggaaaaaaacctctttacacaacagaaaaaacacTGCTGCAGGAAGTTCTAAGAACTAATCTATAAAGAATATGAAAGAAGTCATAAGTATAACTTTCATAGATTCTATGCTTATGcattcattatttcattatacttgcaaaatatgattttttttttccatcacacATGGAATAGTCACAAACATAACACgctatttaggaaaaaaaatggagggtgggacttcaaaaataataaagttaGTCTTGGataccaaaa of Vidua macroura isolate BioBank_ID:100142 chromosome 5, ASM2450914v1, whole genome shotgun sequence contains these proteins:
- the BMT2 gene encoding S-adenosylmethionine sensor upstream of mTORC1; protein product: MEAAPQPRPRPGGAAAAPPPPPEQERKLEQEKLSGVVKSVHRRLRKKYREVGDFDKIWREHCEDEETLCEYAVAMKNLADNHWAKTCEGEGRIEWCCSVCREYFQNGGKRKALEKDEKRALLASKTTPALNVPQTPKIEDPLPSFGLTNHEAVTEEFLHSLGKIRLLDVGSCFNPFLKFEEFLTVGIDIVPAVESVYKCDFLNLQIQQPLQLAQDAIDAFLKQLKNPIDSLPGELFHVVVFSLLLSYFPSPYQRWICCKKAHELLVLNGLLLVITPDSSHQNRRAMMMKSWKIAIESLGFKRFKYSKFSHMHLMAFRKTSLQTTSDLVSRNYPGMLYIPQDFNSIEDEEYSNTACYVRSDTEDEQLAYGFMELPDAPYDSDSGESQSSSIPFYELEDPILLLS